From the Elusimicrobiota bacterium genome, one window contains:
- a CDS encoding type II secretion system F family protein gives MPLFAYRVRTTSGETTRGTIDAPDQTTAINKLRGQKVIVLEINLAKKNPFEMLNKYNPLRPRVKAKDLVLFSRQLSTLVSAGVPIVQGLTILTEQIENPAFKKVVDEIAEDIKAGISIAEAMKKQPEAFSELYVAMIRAGEVGGILDVILERLSAYLEAADALKGKVKGALMYPSIVAVIAASVTVFLLVVVIPTFQEIFSSFGADLPLPTKILIAISNLLKRYIILLILGVIGIAVAFVQYYKTEKGKFQIDAISLKVPLFGEMLRKVAVAKFTRTLGTLVKSGVPILQALDTVAQTAGNKIIERAILQAKESIREGEKIADPLRKSQVFPPMVIQMISVGEETGNLDTMLNKIADFYDQEVDVAVKGLTSMIEPIVICVMGIVIGAIVIAMFMPMFSMGALAGKAG, from the coding sequence ATGCCATTATTCGCTTATAGGGTACGAACCACTTCAGGAGAAACGACACGGGGAACAATAGATGCACCTGACCAGACAACTGCTATCAATAAATTGAGAGGACAAAAAGTAATTGTTTTAGAAATTAATCTTGCCAAAAAAAATCCTTTTGAGATGTTGAACAAATATAATCCGCTAAGACCAAGAGTCAAGGCGAAAGATCTTGTTCTTTTTTCAAGGCAGCTATCCACCCTTGTTTCTGCAGGTGTACCCATAGTACAGGGACTTACAATACTTACCGAGCAGATAGAAAATCCTGCATTTAAAAAAGTAGTTGATGAAATTGCAGAAGATATCAAAGCAGGAATTTCAATTGCAGAAGCGATGAAAAAGCAGCCGGAAGCTTTTTCGGAGTTATATGTTGCTATGATAAGAGCCGGTGAAGTCGGCGGTATTTTAGATGTAATTTTGGAACGCTTATCTGCATATTTGGAAGCTGCAGATGCTTTGAAAGGGAAAGTAAAAGGCGCACTTATGTATCCTTCAATAGTTGCGGTAATAGCGGCATCAGTTACAGTGTTTTTGCTTGTTGTCGTTATCCCGACATTTCAGGAAATATTTTCAAGTTTTGGAGCTGACCTGCCTCTCCCGACTAAAATATTAATTGCTATATCAAATCTGTTAAAACGATATATTATACTTTTGATTTTAGGAGTAATTGGAATAGCTGTTGCATTTGTCCAATATTATAAAACAGAAAAAGGTAAATTTCAGATAGATGCTATTTCTTTAAAAGTTCCATTGTTCGGTGAAATGCTAAGAAAAGTTGCCGTTGCAAAATTCACGAGAACTCTCGGGACACTGGTTAAGTCAGGTGTTCCCATATTGCAGGCACTTGATACTGTTGCGCAGACAGCAGGTAATAAAATTATTGAAAGAGCAATTCTTCAGGCAAAAGAATCAATAAGGGAAGGTGAAAAAATAGCAGACCCGCTTAGAAAATCACAAGTATTCCCGCCTATGGTTATTCAAATGATTTCGGTAGGTGAAGAAACAGGAAATTTGGATACAATGCTTAATAAAATCGCAGATTTTTACGATCAGGAAGTAGATGTAGCTGTTAAAGGGTTAACTTCTATGATAGAGCCCATTGTTATATGTGTAATGGGTATTGTCATAGGTGCAATTGTTATTGCAATGTTTATGCCTATGTTCTCTATGGGTGCACTTGCAGGAAAAGCAGGATAA